ATGAGCATGTTTTGGAAATTAGTTAAATATGAATTACAATCAGTCCGTAAGTGGTATCTTGGCATCTATGGAATTGCCATCCTACTGTCCATACCTTTGGGCTTAATGCTTCAAAAACTAACGGTCACCTTTGAACACATCCACAAGGAACCAAGCTTACTGTTTATGGCTTTCTTTACACTGATTGTGATTGCCACCATTGTTGTTTGGGGAACCATCTATATCGCAACCATTGTTCTCATTATCAAACGCTTTGCGACTAGTGTCTTTGGACGAGAAGGCTACCTAACCAATACACTCCCAGTTTCTGCCCACCAATTAATCTTGTCTAAACTTTTGGCAGCTTTTATTTTAGATACGATTTCATCTCTCGTTGTACTCGCTTCAATTGGCATTATAGCCGCTTTCAACCTTGATATAAAAGATATCCTCCTGACTACCAGCTACTTCGGTCAAATCTTAAAAGAAATGGGGGCCCTCTACCTCTTCATCCCTTCTATAATTTTAGGAAAAATTAGCGGTATCCTATTCTATTACCTCTGTATTAGTATTGGAAACCTCTTCAATACCAACAAAGTTCGTATGGGATTTGTCGCCTATTTCACCATTCAGGCCATCCTATTCTTTATTGGTTTCTTCTTTGGAATCGGTGCAGCCTTGACCGGAAATGCAACAAATACTGTAATTAATAACTCGTCATATATCTTTAGTCTAGTCCAGTCTCTTGTTCTCATCGCAGCAAGTTACTTTGGTACCTACTATATCATGACAAAGCATTTAAATTTGGACTAAAGAAAAACCGTGTTCCTTTTGGAACACGATTTTTTTGCATTGAAAAGACTTACTTACTTTGTTCTTTACGATAAGTCTCAATTTCTGTCTTATTACCCCAAACGAAGTGACCTGGGCGTACTTCCACCATTTCTGGTTTATCAACCGAATAGTCGTGTTGGTTTGGATCATAAACCTTCAAGACTTTCTTACGTTCCAAGATTGGATCTGGAATAGGAACAGCAGACAAGAGTGACTTGGTGTAAGGATGGATAGGATTGTTGTAGAGCTCTTCTGTCTCAGCAACTTCCACGATTGTCCCCTTATAGATAACAGCGATACGGTCAGAAATGAAACGGACCACTGACAAATCGTGAGCGATAAAGAGATAGGTTAACCCCAACTCTTTTTGGAATTTCTTAAGCAAATTCAAAACTTGGGCACGAACTGACACGTCAAGGGCTGAGATTGGTTCATCAGCGATAACCAAATCAGGCTGCATGACCAAAGAACGCGCAATCCCGATACGTTGACGTTGTCCCCCAGAAAATTCGTGAGGGTAACGTGTTAAGTGCTCCTCAAGAAGTCCTACTTCTTTGATGATTTCCTTGATTTTAGCCTTACGTTCTTCCTCATCTTTATAAAGATGGAAATTGTACAAGCCCTCAGACAAGATATAATCGACTGTCGCACGTTCATTCAAACTAGCCGCAGGGTCTTGGAAAATCATCTGAATACGACGGATAAGGTCGTTTTTCTCAGAGTGTGATAAGTATCCATTGATCTTCTTACCGTCAAAAATAATCTCACCATTACTTGTGTCATTTAAACCGATAATGGCACGTCCAATAGTCGTTTTACCACTACCAGACTCACCAACGAGGGAGAAGGTTTCACCCTTGTTGATGAAAAAATTAGCATTGTGGACAGCAACGAACTTCTTTTTTCCTTCGCCGAAGGAAATTTCCACATCTTTTACTTCAACTAATTTCTCAGGCATTGCCTTCCTCCTCATCTCCTAAATGTGCAAATCCCATATTGGCTAGGATTTTTTCATGTAGATTTTGGATAACCGCAGGTTTATCAACTTTTGGCGCATCCTCATGTAAGAGCCAGGTCTTAGCCCAGTGAGTATCTGAAACTTGGAATTGTGGTGCTTTTTCCTCAAAATCAATCTGCAAAGCATAATCTGAACGCAAGGCAAAGGCATCCCCAACAACTGGTGTATAAAGTGATGGTGGCGTCCCTGGAATTGAGAAGAGTTTTCCATTATCACCAGCCAATTGTGGCAGACTTGAAAGCAAGCTCCACGTGTATGGATGACAAGGCTCATAGAAAATTTCCTCAACAGTTGCGTATTCAATGATTTCGCCAGCATACATGACAGCAACCTTGTCCGCGATACTTGCTACGACGCCAAGGTCATGGGTAATGAAAATGACCGAGAAACCATACTCCTCTTTGAGTGATTTCAAGAGGTCAATGATTTGAGCTTGAATGGTCACATCAAGGGCAGTTGTTGGTTCGTCACAGATAAGGACATCAGGACGACAAGCCAAGGCAATGGCAATAACGATACGTTGACGCATCCCACCAGAGTATTGGAAAGGATATTCATTGAAACGTTTTTCAGCATCTGGAATACCAACCTTGTCCATGTAATCAATTGCCATTTTTTTAGCTTCCTTGGCTGTTTTCCCTTGGTGCTTAACAATAACTTCAATAATTTGACTTCCGATAGTCTTAATTGGGTTAAGACTGGTCATTGGATCTTGGAAAATAGTTGCAATCTTAGCTCCACGGATAGCTGCCCAATCTTGGTGACTCTTAAATTTAGTCAAGTCTTTGCCACGGTAGTCGATAGATCCGCTAGCTACACGACCATTTTCTTCCAGCATCCCTGTAAAAGTTTTAGTCAAGACTGATTTCCCTGAACCAGACTCACCAACCAAGGCTAAAACTTCACCTTCAACTAAATCAAGAGAAACCCCTCGAATAGCTGTCAAAACACGGTCACGAACGTCAAATTCCACGACGATATCGCGAGCCGATAATATTACATTTTTATTTTCTGTCATATTGGACTCCTATCTATGCGTACGTGGGTCACTAGCATCCGCTAAGTTTTGACCAATAATAAAGAGAGCAAGAGAAACAAGAATCAAGGTAGTCAATGGAATCCAGAAGAGATAGGCATTGACTGTAACATTCTGTGCATAGTCTGAAATCAAACGACCAAGACTAGGCGTAGTAACAGGAAGACCCAAACCAAAGTATGAAAGGAAGGCCTCATAAGAGATAAATCCTGGCAAAAGTTGACTAGCCATGGTTACAATAACTGACACAAGTTGTGGCATAATATTTTTAATCACAATCTTAGCCGTTGGTGTTCCCAAATTGCGAGAAGCCAAGTTATACTCCAAATCACGATAACGCATGATTTGAATACGGATTGTGTAGGCAATACCAATCCAACCTGTTACGGTCATGGCAAAAATCATATTCCAAAAACCAGCACCTAATGAGTAAGTCAAGACGATAACCACAAGGAGAGAGGGAATATTTGAGATGATGTTGTAGATTTCCATCATAATCATATCGAAGGTCTTAGAAATCCCCCAAACAGCACCTACAAGCAAACCAATTATAACATTCAGGAAGGTAGCGATAACAGCGATAAGGATAGAATTACGAGCCCCAAACCAAACACTGTCAAATAGAGACTTACCATTACCGTCAGTACCGAACCAGTATTGAGCGTTTGGATGTACATAACGCAAACTGAAATCATTTACTTTTGAGACATCATTGAAGTCAAATTTAGAAAACATTGGGTAGATGAAACTCATCAAAACAATAGCAATCAAGATTCCCAACATTACAACTGTTGATTTCTTTTTAAAAAATTGACGCATCACTGATTTCCAGTATGAGTAAGACGGTGCATCAATTGTTTCAGAGGCAAAATCATCGCGCTTTACAAATTGGAACTTACTTTTATCAATTGAAGCCATTATTTACCTCCTTTAGATGTCAATTTGATACGTGGGTCAATAATAGTCATAAGGATATCACCCACAAGCAATGAGAAGATGGAGAGAGCTGTAAAAATAAATACCAGCCCAACGACCATAGCATTATTAGAAGCACGAACAGAATCGATCAACATTTTACCCATACCAGGGTAGGCGAAGATTGTTTCTGTCAAGGTTGCCCCTGTGATAACCCCAACAATAGATGCTGGGAACCCTGAAACCAAGGAAACCATAGCGTTTTTTAAAATGTGTTTATTTGAAATTTCTTGTTCTGACAACCCTTTGGCACGTGCAAAACGAACAAAGTCTTGTGATTGCAAGTCAATCATGTAACGACGAATCCAAATCGCAAGACCTGGTGTTGACAAGAGACCGAGAATAACAGATGGCAAGACGTATGAACGCCAGTCACCCGCACCCAAGATAGGAAAAGAATCCGGAAGACCAATCTCAGAACCAATCAAGCGAATGATATATACCAAGGCAATCGTCGGTAGCGAAAGCAAGAAAGTCAAGACGCCTGTTAACACACTATCAAAGAGTGTATTTTTAAAGCGTGCCATGTAAGATCCCAATGGAATCGCTAAGGCATAAGACAAGACCAAACCAATCAAACCAGCAATGGCAGAGCTTGTCACCATTGATGGGTACTGATAACGACTCTTAGTAGATGTGTACGGATCATCACCATAGTAAGAACGATCTCTAGCGTCAGCCTGACTAGGTGATTTATAAGTACGAGAATAGATATCTACTGAAGATATTTTCTTACCAGTAGGGAAGTTAACCACAGAGCTTTTTGTCTGTCCTTGGCCTTGTGTAATAACATCAAGAACACCTTGCCCAGCATAAGTTGGGTATGAAGTTCCAAGATTCATCTTCACAAAATTTTGGTGAACAAACGGGAACTGACTGTTAAAGTAAAGCAAATATTTGTGCTTAGTCCCTGAACCAACAACCGACCAACCAATAGCTGGATCATTTTCAATACGGATGTAACGCTTCAAGTTTGGATTTGTTTTATCTTTAACCCATCCAGTATTGTCAAATTCAAAGAGGTGCGTGTAGAATTCAAACACACGTTCAAGCACTGGCACATCACGTGTCGCATAGAATTGCTTACTTTGCTTGAACTGATGCAAACGCCAGCCATGTCCCAAACTATCCACATATTTTTGGTAGATAGCTTTATTGGCTTTTGTTGGCTTAGTTGTTACCGACTTATCAAGTGTGCTGGCATTCTCCTGCAACTCCTTGGTGTCATAGTAATCAATGTACCCCATACGTTCAAAGATTGTATTTTCATAGTTTATCTTAGAATCAGCTGTCTTTGCAATCTTATTGTAGTTAGGGTCCTGTCTGAAAATCAGACGCCTCGGCACCATGGTATAGATAATCGTGTAGGTCAAGGCCGTCACGACAAATATTGACAATATAGAACGGAGGGTTCTCAATAAAATATATCTTTTCATGTCTCTTCCATTAATTCCAAAAGAACTTTCCCAATCAAATGAGAAAGTTCCATCGTTCTTTTATTTAACGTGTTTCTCAAGATCTTTTTGAGCTTTTTCGTTAGATTCTTTCTTTTCTTTAAGCCATTTTTCACGACTTTGTTCATATTCTTTCTTAGTAACTACTTTTTCTTGTGGTTTCACATATTTGATGTAGTCGTTTGATGAGTTTTTATCACCCACCTGGAGGCTAGCACCGGTAAACGGTGTCAAGCGTGAGATAACTGGTGCCGCACCATTACCAACAGTCAATGGAATCACAAGCGAACTGTCCTCCAACCATGCTTGAGCTTGAGCATAACGATCGTAACGAACATTAAGGTCACTTGTTTCTGAAGCTGCAGAATTCAGCAAGGCATCATAGTCTTTGAGTCCCACTTGGGCTGCTGCCGCATTATTTGGATCATCATAACCCATGAAAGCCTTAGTGTTTTCACTTGAAGTTGTCTTAAAGATATCAAGGTAGGTTGATGGATCTTGGTAATCTGGCGCCCAAGCGACACTATTTGAAATATCCCAGTCTTCTGCTGCTGCGTTGGCTGCATTAAGTGTTGCATTTTGCAAATCATCAGATGACAATTGGTTAATATCTATAACAACATTTTCGCTACCCAATGATTTTTCAATGGTTTGTTTCAAAGATTGGACTTGGGCAACATTAAGTTTAGAGCTTTGGTCAACTGGAAGGTCCAAATGAATTGGGAATTGAACACCATCTGCTTGGAGAGCATCCTTAGCTTTGGCAAACTCAGTCTTAGCTTTTTCAGCATTGTAGAGGCCATCTTGACTATCAGCAAGATTCACACCTGACCATTCATCCCCATATGAAGACATTTTCTCTGTTACAAGATCTCCGAAGGTCTTATCACCTGCACTCACAAAATCAGAAGGCACAAAGAGGTTACGAACAGCTAGAGTTGCACCATCTTTACCGTTAATTTGTGATTGATAGGCCTTACGGTCAATGGCAAAGTTAATTGCTTGACGGAAGTCCTTGTTTAGAAGGGCTTTCTTGGTTGATGATTTTTCAGAATCCGTCTTTTTGGCTGTATACTTGTAACTTTGACGGTCAATATTAATACCAATAGCTGATGTAGACGCACCTGGTGCTGTGTAAAAAATATTATCTTTATATTTCTTCTCTACAGAAGCATAGTTTGAACTTGTTGGAAAGACACGAGCAAAATTATAAGCACCATCAGTGAAACCACGTACTAGAGCATCTTGATCCGAACCATCATAATATGAGAATTTGATGGCATCAAAGTGTACATTTTTCTTGTCCCAATAATGTTCATTCTTAACCAACTCAATTGAAGATTTAGCT
This region of Streptococcus thermophilus genomic DNA includes:
- a CDS encoding ABC transporter permease, whose amino-acid sequence is MKRYILLRTLRSILSIFVVTALTYTIIYTMVPRRLIFRQDPNYNKIAKTADSKINYENTIFERMGYIDYYDTKELQENASTLDKSVTTKPTKANKAIYQKYVDSLGHGWRLHQFKQSKQFYATRDVPVLERVFEFYTHLFEFDNTGWVKDKTNPNLKRYIRIENDPAIGWSVVGSGTKHKYLLYFNSQFPFVHQNFVKMNLGTSYPTYAGQGVLDVITQGQGQTKSSVVNFPTGKKISSVDIYSRTYKSPSQADARDRSYYGDDPYTSTKSRYQYPSMVTSSAIAGLIGLVLSYALAIPLGSYMARFKNTLFDSVLTGVLTFLLSLPTIALVYIIRLIGSEIGLPDSFPILGAGDWRSYVLPSVILGLLSTPGLAIWIRRYMIDLQSQDFVRFARAKGLSEQEISNKHILKNAMVSLVSGFPASIVGVITGATLTETIFAYPGMGKMLIDSVRASNNAMVVGLVFIFTALSIFSLLVGDILMTIIDPRIKLTSKGGK
- a CDS encoding ABC transporter ATP-binding protein; the encoded protein is MTENKNVILSARDIVVEFDVRDRVLTAIRGVSLDLVEGEVLALVGESGSGKSVLTKTFTGMLEENGRVASGSIDYRGKDLTKFKSHQDWAAIRGAKIATIFQDPMTSLNPIKTIGSQIIEVIVKHQGKTAKEAKKMAIDYMDKVGIPDAEKRFNEYPFQYSGGMRQRIVIAIALACRPDVLICDEPTTALDVTIQAQIIDLLKSLKEEYGFSVIFITHDLGVVASIADKVAVMYAGEIIEYATVEEIFYEPCHPYTWSLLSSLPQLAGDNGKLFSIPGTPPSLYTPVVGDAFALRSDYALQIDFEEKAPQFQVSDTHWAKTWLLHEDAPKVDKPAVIQNLHEKILANMGFAHLGDEEEGNA
- a CDS encoding peptide ABC transporter substrate-binding protein translates to MKKSKWLALAGVALLGVGVLAACSSKSNTSGTTYGYVYSSDPETLDYITSNTGPTKSVVTNGVDGLMEADKYGNLVPSVAEDWSVSKDGLTYTYKIRKGIKWYTSEGEEYANVTAKDFVTGLKHAADSKAGGIYLVQDSIAGLSDYLSGTNKDFSNVGVKAIDDYTLQYTLKQPEPYWNSKTTYSLLFPVNEDFLKNKGKDFGKSTDPTSILYNGPFLLKSLTAKSSIELVKNEHYWDKKNVHFDAIKFSYYDGSDQDALVRGFTDGAYNFARVFPTSSNYASVEKKYKDNIFYTAPGASTSAIGINIDRQSYKYTAKKTDSEKSSTKKALLNKDFRQAINFAIDRKAYQSQINGKDGATLAVRNLFVPSDFVSAGDKTFGDLVTEKMSSYGDEWSGVNLADSQDGLYNAEKAKTEFAKAKDALQADGVQFPIHLDLPVDQSSKLNVAQVQSLKQTIEKSLGSENVVIDINQLSSDDLQNATLNAANAAAEDWDISNSVAWAPDYQDPSTYLDIFKTTSSENTKAFMGYDDPNNAAAAQVGLKDYDALLNSAASETSDLNVRYDRYAQAQAWLEDSSLVIPLTVGNGAAPVISRLTPFTGASLQVGDKNSSNDYIKYVKPQEKVVTKKEYEQSREKWLKEKKESNEKAQKDLEKHVK
- a CDS encoding ATP-binding cassette domain-containing protein; the encoded protein is MPEKLVEVKDVEISFGEGKKKFVAVHNANFFINKGETFSLVGESGSGKTTIGRAIIGLNDTSNGEIIFDGKKINGYLSHSEKNDLIRRIQMIFQDPAASLNERATVDYILSEGLYNFHLYKDEEERKAKIKEIIKEVGLLEEHLTRYPHEFSGGQRQRIGIARSLVMQPDLVIADEPISALDVSVRAQVLNLLKKFQKELGLTYLFIAHDLSVVRFISDRIAVIYKGTIVEVAETEELYNNPIHPYTKSLLSAVPIPDPILERKKVLKVYDPNQHDYSVDKPEMVEVRPGHFVWGNKTEIETYRKEQSK
- the oppC gene encoding oligopeptide ABC transporter permease OppC is translated as MASIDKSKFQFVKRDDFASETIDAPSYSYWKSVMRQFFKKKSTVVMLGILIAIVLMSFIYPMFSKFDFNDVSKVNDFSLRYVHPNAQYWFGTDGNGKSLFDSVWFGARNSILIAVIATFLNVIIGLLVGAVWGISKTFDMIMMEIYNIISNIPSLLVVIVLTYSLGAGFWNMIFAMTVTGWIGIAYTIRIQIMRYRDLEYNLASRNLGTPTAKIVIKNIMPQLVSVIVTMASQLLPGFISYEAFLSYFGLGLPVTTPSLGRLISDYAQNVTVNAYLFWIPLTTLILVSLALFIIGQNLADASDPRTHR